One window of the Primulina eburnea isolate SZY01 chromosome 18, ASM2296580v1, whole genome shotgun sequence genome contains the following:
- the LOC140819782 gene encoding subtilisin-like protease SBT3.4, giving the protein MQKNHHFLPKIILSQILLLFLFLISTMAADSSSSEAKVHIVYTERPEGQEPEEYHIKTLSSVLGSEDAAKGALLYSYKHAASGFSAKLTPEQVSQLSKQPGVLQVVPSQTVQLHSGHGKTHV; this is encoded by the exons ATGCAGAAAAATCACCATTTTCTCCCAAAGATCATTTTGTCACAAATATTGCTGCTGTTCTTGTTCTTGATATCAACCATGGCCGCTGATTCATCTTCTTCTGAAGCTAAAGTTCACATAGTTTACACCGAAAGACCTGAAGGCCAGGAGCCTGAAGAGTATCATATCAAGACCCTCTCCTCTGTTCTTGGCAG TGAGGATGCTGCGAAGGGGGCTTTGTTGTACAGTTACAAGCATGCAGCCAGTGGGTTCTCAGCTAAGCTAACTCCCGAACAAGTCTCTCAACTTTCAA AACAACCCGGCGTGCTTCAAGTCGTCCCTAGCCAAACTGTCCAGCTTCACTCGGGACATGGGAAGACTCACGTTTGA